The genomic region atctctgatggtatgggggtacataagtgcatacggtatggacAGATTGcttgttttggaaggcactatgaatgctgaaaggtatataaaggttttagagcaacatatgctcccctccagatgacatctatttcagggaaggccttgtgtatttcagcaggacaatgataCCACATActgggtgctgaattggcctgcctgcagtccagatctttcacctaaaaatacgtcaaagatgaccacaaacttttcagtagctggaaacctatatcaggcaagaataggaacaaatttcaacaccaaaacttcagaaactcataacctcgatgcccacacttcttcacactgttttgaaaagaagaggagatgctacaccatgataaacatgcccccgtcccaactattttgagacctgtagcaggcatcaaatttgaaatgaacttattttgtgcataaaattgtacaatttctcattttaaacatttgttatccatgttctattgtgaataaaatattggctcatatgatttgaaagtcttttagttttcattttattcaaattttaaaaaaaaatgtcccaacatttccggaatttgGGTTGTAATAATAGGACAGGTATTCATTGATATctgtgtttctgtttgtttgtaagGAGGAAGTAGATGTTTGGTGTTGATGACAGTGTGTCTCGGGCTCATTTGTGTTCTTCTGCTGGTCATCATCGTCTTCATCACAGCAGAGAGAGAATCTCTGTTCAAGAGTTACAAGAACACAGCTGAAGAGATCAATCAGACCATCAACAGCTTACAGGAGAATTACACTGATCTTACACAGAAGAAACTGAAGCTGGAGACCAGAGTCAAAGATCTCACTGTTGAAAGAGACCAGTTAAAAAACAACTTCAGCTCTTTGTGTGAGAAGAAACTGGAGCTGGAGACCAGAGTCAATAATCTCACTGCTGAGAAAAGTCAGTTACAGAGAAGATTTGATTCTTTGAGTCAGAAGAATCTGGAGTTAGAAAGCAAAGTCACATCTCTGAGTGATGACCTGACGAGAGAACCATCTAAACAAGGttagtacacaactgttttgtctaagtaaatttttttttaagttttctttatctttactgtatttgCATACAGTTTTGAAAAGTGGTTAAGGAAATCTGTCTATTCcaggttatttttttttcatatctaATGAATCGAAGCACTGGTCTGAGAGCAGGAAGTACTGCAGGGATCGAGGAGCTGATCTGATCATTATCGACACTGAAGAGAAGCAGGTGAGTTTGTGTGAGAGTCTGTTCATGAATGAGAGGAATCACACTTATTCCTGTTTTCATTCACACACAGAGGTTCTTATCTTCATTCATCAAGGAGAGAGTGTGGATTGGTTTGTCTGACACTGAGACTGAAGGCAGAACGATATGGGTGGACAATAAACCACTGAATCGAGGGTAAGAGACAAAACACTCACAGGAAACCACTGTGTATGTATTTAAGTCCTTTTAATTCTCATTTAAAATTTAGATAACAACAACCTTCAAAAATCAAATACAGCTCTACCACAAACACAATTATGACAACACaaatacatataataataattaacatatattattaaatgtaaaaaaaaaaaaaaaaatacaattaaaaaaaataataaatatatcttaatataaataaatataaatatttgggcaaatgttatttaatttaatttaatgcacaATTATCCGAACCCCAACCTCAATATTAAGATAAgctaacattaaaaagtctaacCGCTGTTGGAACAAAGGATCTCCGAAACTTAACTTTAACTTCAGCTCTAATCTGCTGTTGTGGTGCTGTGATATTGTTTGCTCTTTTATGATGAATAGCTTGTTAAGATCCTCGTCTGTTGTTTgctgaatgaataaaaactttcattgaACATATTGGGTTCAGAGTCACTGAAAATCTGACACGTTTTATTCAGGTTTTGGTTCAGAGGTCGGCAGGATGACTATAATGGAAATGAGGACTGTATTGAACTGATCCCTACAGAAGACCCTGGGAACAACTGGAATGATCTGCCATGCTCTGACAAGAGGAAATCGTTTTGTGAGAAGAACTAGATTTTATCCAGTCTTGTGTTTTTGCTTCTATTATTTCACTGaattgttttattgtgaatgtATAATTTCTGCCAGCTGATGCTCATATGAATTTGTTAGAAGGAAATGTCAATATGATCTTATTTCGTCTCATTTGTTAGTATGAAGTGTTGAAGTGAAAATCACAGTAGATTGCCCTGATTCACCCTATTATTCTGATATTGAGTGTCTGTGAAACTGCCTTTGGGTTGTATTGCtatcattttcaataaaatgttaaataaccattattactatataataatcttttcttttttttcttatttcatatttcattctTGTATATCTGCTTTATTGCAACATTTACCAAAAGCTGCAATTTCAGGAGCCAATTCTACTTCAAACTTCAATCAAACAGATGCAAAGATTAAACCCACAGAAattattcactttttttatGATCCTTTACTCTTATTTTTAACAAGTGTGGGCGCAGCCATATTAAACTTTGGTGCGAGGCTTTCGGCGTCAGCAGTCTCCAGTTATTATTTAGCTGTGCAATAACAGTTTATTGTGCTGCTGGATGTTGTAAACTGGCACttgttttcaaataattttaatttattaatgtattaataaatgcacTAGTTTGTGGTTCAATTATTTTACCTTTTACTGCAATTTGTTAAGTGGGACACATCAGAGGTGGAGCGCCACACAAATATTATCTTTACAAGAAAACTGATTTTAAAACTAGAATAAAGAGGCTCATAAATTGAAACAAATTAGGTGAAATTTTTCAGGATTACCAACGGGTttggttagggttaggggttgGTTATAGGACAGTATACCAATTAAATTTGACAATTTAACAGCTAAATCATtccttaaataataataaaatatagaatTGAATAAGTAAGTGATATAAAATAGTAtaaactcttaaaaaaaaaaaaaaactagcaaAAACGCTAGTAAAAcacaagtaaaaaaaatgattaaactaaAGATTGGACTCAGTAGTGTTCCTTACAATTTACCAAAGATCCAGTAATCCATTGATACTGACATGCTGGCAGGAATCATATTTCCTGACATTTGCCTGATTTTGATGCCTGGAAAATACATGAAGCAAATTTGCCTGTGAACACAACACAATACAATATTCAATACAATATTGAATATAGGTCTAAATCCTGGGGCCTGTTGTTCAAAAGTACTCTTTTCAAGTTAGAGAGCCATCTATATTAGATATAGATACGGGTCGCTAAAGACCccaatatgtaataatgattgCCGTATCATTCATGCATTTACAAGCAGCCACCTGTCAGAACTCACTTATGGGCATTAAGATTTCAGGGTTGCGTTCCACTTTGCATTTAGACACACACTTCTGCCCTGTCCAAATGCCCACACTTGCGGTCTCGGCCACTTGAGAGCATGTTCATGTAACAGGAAGTAAGTGCACAAGACTGTCCCATGTCTTAAAGTccccgtgaaccggaagttgcagacaacttttctccagtgttgtgatgtatttccaagtgaatattgaatagagggcagggttttacttttgcactcctcctctccatttttcgctcatagcagactaacggttggaggggagtggtttaagcattttcaacccaagcctTCAAActgacatcatcagagaaggaacgccattccagaccggaagtaacctttcagattttgattaaagattaccaagacaaaccatttttttttctgtgtattaacttgcatggattaattgttcaccacaagactagtagtatgcactaacaaagtaaatagggtcaattttgatttcatgacgactttaaaaatgcccaagtgcagtgcccttaatgcacactaaacccacactTCGGAGCGGTATTCGAGGCTAagcgtatcccatcatgcattatgttcaGGAACTCACATTCCCCGAAATCGCGATATGTCAAGGAAAGCATTCGactgtaagttaaattaattataaagccTATTACATGTAATTtgatagtaaaatataaagtgctgcttattttattgatgcaaagatgagtaggctatgtgtattttgtacatCTGTACATTTGCAAGTGCTTTTTATTACTTAAAGAAGGACCACAATAGAGTAGCCTAACCTCAGAGATGgtcgtgtttttgtaggcaaaacccggaagctagttagcattttaggattTCCGGTTCCATCAcactaaagtctatgggttttttgaatgggtttttgctaaatcgcctgaaataaggtctgtggttaacaaagcctctaaatactttcacgttttgatatatgacataaaacacagtTATAACCCacatgtgattttttaaacctttattgttgCTTAAAAACGGCAGtggctaacaagttgctaataagtattcatacacagcacagatcataatcagcgagcatgtttttaaataaagttgttttttaaataaagtttgaggaagcttggtggtgacgatgttgatccgcgaccattgtgtgctgtagtccgtttatagcctactgatagccttttatatctgacgactttatttaggcttcaaaatttatgaatgttgtgttaacttgtaaagattatcttgatagacaaatgTCATAACCCATtattaaacacagagcttatttttttttgttgcaattttccaaaagtctatggggaaaatgcataggctttcgatcgatGGAACCCGTgcaccgctaacttccgggttggcctacaaaaacacgtcatctctaTTGTGTCTTCCGTTAGTTACATAGTGACCACTGAACAgatatttaaaagtgtattttaaaatgcaaagtattgaaaataataataataattaataataaagctCTGTAAATGCTTGCATTTTTTGCAAGACTATAAGTGTGTCCTGTAAGGGTAAGCAAAAGTTCTccacacttgcagtcttcacACCAGCTTGAACACTTGAGCCAAATATAAAACCGGTCCGCAAGTGTGAGTATTTGGACAGGGcgttcccctcgggggaatcccagcgccattttgaagtgcgttcaaCTCGGTTCAACTTCATGAAGTGGACCAatgaagtttatatggacagaccctcgaccctttgattctgaatgagggAGCGAATCTACTTcatacacttcaggcagctatataccacaatgcaacacgattgtgacgtcaccacaaacaactcaatgatatattaatttttaaaaaatatttaaaacaacccaaacacacccatatacatatagaatgatGCATTCAATAATTtcgtaaggggaaaaaatgtaaataataaatcaactcaGTGGATTCCAAGTGATCCCCATTTCAAGGTTGTGTCCATGATTGATTGTAACATCACAGCAGATCACGCTTAATTTACCCCCACCCCACACAACTTTAGTGCATGATATTGGCATTATTTATAGAAGCGCGCTCCCGCGTCAGCGCGGCTTCCCGACGCTACTACGCCGTCGTCAAGGAGACGCGCACCTGTTACAGTCAGAGAGAAGCAGTGAGTCTTTAATTCATTCATGTTGAATATACTAGTCTTGAAAGAGAGACCGATATGAAGAAGTCTCACCGCACTAATGTCCTGGTGACGTCCTGTCTGAAGACGCCGGTGGACCCGCACACTAAAGTCCCGTTAGCTCAATATGAGAGGGAGCGATCACTGCCGCGCGCGCCCGGTCCCGCGCTCACGGACAACAGGCGCTGTGAGAAAGAGGTGACTACAAGCTGTTAAACTACGTTTATTATCGATTAAAGTATGAAAAGAAGGTTTTTAATGTGCACTTTTTGCATAACGTGTATTAGCGATGTTTCACAACGCGAAACACAGCTAAGGTTTCCAGTCAATCAGTAGCCTATTAACGTTAGGCGTTTAAACATGGTTacttaatgttgaaaataatcattGTGTAATAGACTAGGGGTGGTTAAACATCTCACTAatgatgaagaagaaaaatTAACCTTTAGttatatctgttaatgtctgaCATGATGTTCTTGAGGTGCCTGTTAGCTTAATTTCGAAGTATTAAGTAGGAAAAATCAATACTTCTGTAGTTGTGGTTATGATTGTTTACTTATAGGTATTCTAAATATAGCTAAATGAACCTCAAAggttaaaattattcataactaaatgttttattaatatttatttgcaATACATGTGCATACATGTCCACATTTAGCTACATAAACGTGTGTGATATGCTGTTTCTTATCGAGTACGTGAGGAACCGTGAGACAATATAATGTATGAATGAAGAACAATCTGCCATCTGGCCCTAAAGCTGACAGACCTGCAGATTAACAgcttacacacaaacacacacacacacacacacacacacacagagggagAGTCATCTCATGTTACACACACAGCTACTGATCAGACAAGAATCACAAAAAAGAGTCTGACATATCAAAACCTGATCAAAACACTGGCTCTCAACCAACACTCCTTGATTTCACTGCATATCACTTacattacacttttttttgtcaGTCAAAGGATAATGAAGAATTTTAATGATTAAGAATTGGCCTGATATACTTGCATTTACTCTATGGGCAAGGAATAGtaccaaaaagtattttttgcaCATATTATCAAAGTAATAGTTATGcattgatatttatttttaacctACAATATGGACTTaaacggttagttcacccaaaaatgaaaataatgtcattaattactcaccctcatgccgttccacacctgtaagaccttcgttcatctttggaacacaaattgagatatttttgttggctccgtgaggcctgcatagccagcaatgacatttcctctctcaagatccattaatgtactaaaaacatatttaaatcagttcatgtgagtacagtggttcaatattaatattataaagcgacgaggatatttttggtgcgccaaaaaaaacaaaataacgacttatatagtgatggccgatttcaaaacactgcttcagaaagcttcggagcataatgaatcagtgtatcgaatcatgattcggatcgtgtgtcaaacagctgaaatcatgtgactttggcgctccgaactgcagatttgacacactgattcattatgctccgatgcttcctgaagcagtgttttgaaatcggccatcactaaataagtcgttattttgttttgttttttggcacaccaaaaatattctcgtcgctttataatattaacattgaaccactgtactcacatgaactgatttaaatatgtttttagtacattaatggatcttgagagaggaaatgtcattgctccctatgcaggcctcacggagccaacaaaaatatctcaatttgtgttccgaagattaatgaaggtcttacgggtgtggaacagcatgagggtgagtaataaatgacagaattttcatttttgggtgaactaaccctttaagtaatctAAGCAAATCAGCCTGTTGTCTTTGTGTGTATCTTAATAGATGGAGTATGACTCTGGACCCGAGCTGGCGGCTGATGACCCTCCTGCTAAAGACAGCAGTGCTCTGCTGATCAAAGACTACAGGGTAACGGGCGATCACATCGACCTCAGGGAGTTCTACTTCTCAAACCAGGAGTACTACCGCAAACTAGAGCAGCTGAAGACGGCTCATCTCCAAACCATGGCTGAACTCGAACTCATGTATCGCAAGAAACTGGACCTCAAAGGGGTGAGCGCTGCGGACAACACTGATCGGATCAATCTGTGAGTTTATACATActcttttttttcataaatgcaTTTGTAGTTAAAAACTGAAATTATTTTGGGTAGGCCTACATAAACTACCATTCAATAGTTTGCAGACGAAGATTTTTTTGTctttggaagcttgtttctgccacggaataaaacaattcaaagataattgtgactttttatctcacagttctgacttttttctcagaattgcgatttatatcacacagttctgacttaataactcgcaattgcattataaagtcagaattgcatgatataaagaattgcgagatataaattttcaactgcaagaaaaaagtcagaattgctctAAGTCagaaaaactcgcaattctgacttatttctcgcaattgcaaatttatatcttgcaattgagactttatatcatgatatttccagaaaaaagtcagaattgcgagtttatattttgcaattctgactttataactcacaattgtgacttttttctcagaattgcaaatttatatctcacaattctgactttataactcgcaattgcatgttataaagtcagaattgcaagaaaaaagttctTATTGCGAGACataaatttgcaattgtgaggaataagtcagaatttcgagtttTTCTGACATagagcaattctgacttttttctcgcaattgcgaatttatatcacacaattacaactttatatcatgcaattctgaaaaaagtcagaattgtgagatataaatgatataaactcgcaattctgagaaaaaagtctttataactcgcaattgcaagtttacatcttgcaattctgactttataactcacaatactgactttatctcgcaattcttacttaatatcgcgcaattctgactttatatcacgcaattctgactttataactcacaatactgactttatctcgcaattcttacttaatatctcgcaattctgactttatatcacgcaactctgactttataactcacaatactgactttatctcgcaattctgactttatatcatgcaattctgagtttataactcacaattgcaactttatatctcgcaattctgactttataatgcacAATTGagtatatatcacaattctgactataactcgcaattctaagaaaaaagtcagaattgtgagagaaaaagttgcaattacctttttattttttattcagtggcggaaacaagcttccacactcttttgctcaccaataccgattaaaaaaacaaacagtaaaaacagtaattattgtaaaatgctattacaatttaaaatttgatttcaatttgattgtcacatgatccttcagaaatctttctaatatgatgatttgctgctcaagaaacatttctgattattatcaatgtacaATTATCAAATAGaaacttttgtaacatcataaatgtttttattttaatttttaatcaatttaatgcattcgtgctgaataaaagtattactttctttttaaaaaatcttactcactccaaacttttgaacagtaatgtataACGCATAACAATCCTTCAGCTTATTAACTTGGAATGGAAATGaaaagtttaataaaataatttgtttgtgCTAAATATACAGTTCCCCAGTGACAACCGGCAGTCTGAAAAAAGCCCAGTCTGCTCTAGAGCTGCGGAGGATTTCAGACCTGTCTGACATGTCTGATGAAGAGTGCGTTGCTGAAAACGGCCAAGGAGACGGCAACACAGAGAAAGGCCTTCTTATCTCGCCCAAAGAGCGCATTAAGAACATGTGGCATGACTTCAGTGTCAAAAAGCTTTCTCCGCCTCAATGGCAGCCGTTTTCATCCTCTCTGCAGAGCCTGCCTGACTGCCAGACTGACTGCAAACCCAAAAGTAGGATTAGGGGTCAACATCGAAAAAAGCGCAAGCAAAACGGAGACGATGGTTGGCATCCGAGAGTGACCGTCCCCAAGCCTTTCCAGATGACGCTCCGTGAGGTGGAACTGCGCAAGAAGGGCGTCAAATCACGCTCTGAGATCGAACGAGAGAACGAGGATCTCCGGCGCCAGCTGGAAGAGCTTACCGAGTGCCAGAGGAAGTTTCGTGCGAGTCCGTTGCCTGCGCATGTGCGTCTCCCGCTGTACGAGGAACTGCAGGAGCGTGACGAGGAACGCCGGCGTTTCCATCGGGAGCAGCAACGTCTACACACCTCGCAGAGACCCTTCAGCTTCCTGGAGCGCGAACGCCTGAAGAAAGAGCAGAAGGAGGCCAAGCTCCGCGAGCAAATGCTCATGCAGCacaaagaggaagaggagaggaGGAAATGCCCGTTCAAGGCCAAACCCGTCCCGCGGGCGGTGAAGGAAGCCGCGTTGGGTGAGCAGCAGAAAGAGGAGGAGCTCTACAGGGCGATAAAGATGCAGATGCGGGCGAGAGAACTGCTTCAAAACGCATCCATGCCTCCTAGCATGCTTGCACGGCATCTCAGCGAGAAACAGACGCAGAAGCCCGCCCACGACGACGAGCAGCTCCACAGACCCAAAATCAACACTGAAGTTCCAGACTTCGACGCCAGCTACAGGAGGTTTCGTAAGCAGCTGGCGAAGAGCAGAGAAGTGCGGCCCGTGACGGCGTGCGAACCCTTCCAGCTGCGCACAGCTGACATCGCCTCGCACAAAGAACGCATCATGGCAGAAATCGAAGCAGAGATACAGAGCCCAAAACTGTCACGCTGGCCGTTTGTGAGCCCACGCACCCTCTCGCCCAGGACGCCCTCGTCATCCCTTTGCTCCTCGCTGTCTGGAAGCCAGGAATGCTTGCCCGCTAAGATCACTGATGCGGCCAAGAAACGGCAAGAAGCTGTGAGGTAACTGTGATGCCCAACCCTGCTTTAAACCCTCATCCTGCTAGAACTTTCCAAGTGAAATCCTGTGGGAATTCCAGAGCAGGAATGTAACTTTCCCTGCCAGTGTGTCTCCCTTTAATAACTCCATGAACAGTAAAAGACTTTACTGGGAACCCTGAGTTGTAGATGCCCCTGAATCCTCTCGCTGTTTTCAAGTTCTCCTGAGAGGTTCAATAGGATTTCAAGATCATTTGTTCAAAAGTGTAGAAAtcagactttttaaaaatccctattggaaaaatgaatgggaaaaataCTTCTGGATCCAAGGCTGCTGAAAAAATGGGCGGGCACTCTTGCATATGGCAAACAATAGTAAGACATGCTTTGAATGCTTTTCTGATTTCAGCCAAAATGAAGAGCAAATGATATGATGGAAAAtgctatggaagcttgtttccgccactgaataaaaaatgtataaatgcgAGTATAAATGCAATCAGTTTTAACTTCAATTAtagagttataatgtcagaaatgcgagatataaactcacaattgcaagttatagtgTCAGAATTGCTGACTTTAAATTGTTGATGAAGAATTGCACTAAAGCTTGCAAGAAAGTACTACTTATTTAACTAGATTATGAATTCATGGGCTTGAATGACAAAACTATGTTCTCTTATTGCCTCTGcattttatggaagcttgtttccgccactaaataaaaaataaaaaaggtaattatgaattttttatctcacaattctgactttttttctcaaaagtgCGAGTTTgcatttcgcaattctgacctttttctctttcattttgtttatatctcgcaattcttgcAACTTGACTTCATAACgcagttgtgagaaaaaaagtcttataaaagtttatatctcgcaattgtgagcttataactcacaattctgactttttttcttgagattgtgagtttatatctcgcaattctgacattataactcgcaattgtgagaaaaaaaagtcagaattgtgagaaaaaaaattgcaattaccttttttattttttatttagtgacggaaacaagctttcataaaATGCAGAGGCAATAAGAGAACATAGTTTTGTCATTCAAGCCCATAAATTCATAATCCAGGTAATTTCTTGCCAGCTTCAGAGCAATTTTTCATCAACGTCACATAAAATGTGTATGAACTAATCTGTAAattgaatatttacaaagaaaaacattttgtgtctaattttgtttaattatatCCAATATCAGTTTGCTCTGCAACACTTTAATTGGCACCCCCAACTTGTTTGGCACTCAAAGAGTTTCCCACTATAAATTATATACTAGAAATGAATTAACATTATTGTGGCACGgatgtgtgtgcatgttaaaaaatgacttgaaggcagcattttGCCCAAACCCTGTCCCTGCTGTCTTACCGTAGCGCCGTCCCATTAGTGGAGAGTCCCTCCTCCAAAAGTTCAGTTCTGACCGCTCTTTAATCCTATGAGTAGAAAAGTTCTCGAGCAGAGAAAGCAGGCCaaagaagaggaggagaaaTGGAAGGAGAAGCAAAAACAGAGTGAGAAGAGACTACAAAAAGTGATCACAAAGCGAGCCCAGGCAAACGACCCACACGTGGCCCTGGCTCAGACCTGCCAGTCCAAACTAAAAGAGTTCAGGTAAACACACATTTCAGGGGTAAAGAAGTAAGGGAAGGGTCAATGGTGTAATTATAGCTGTAAATACTTATTTCTTAAAtacaagtacaatgtaaaaatatgtatgtacacaataagtgcattgtatcacaTGATTAAGTACATTAAAAACACTGAATATAAGGTGGGACCCTATAATTACATCAATAAATGAGATTTtgcattttatgcatttatacACCCATACTTGACCACTGTTCTGAGCCACTTTTCCCCCTGCATATGatgtaaatttatttgtataaatgcTTTTATACATGTGCACATGGGAACAGGAAACAAGATCtccagagacagagagagttcCAAGAAGAGATGAGAGAAATCCAGGAAAGAGTGAAGGGAAGACCTTTACTACTGGAGCAGGTAGCACAGGTGAgctctgtttattttatttatggttttattttattattttattttattttattttattttatttttatttatggttttattattttattttatgtttaatttacattttactttatttttactaAAAAGTTTTGGACATTTTTTGTGCAGCTGTATAGAGCTCTATAGAGAGGACAAGCATCTCAAAGATATCTACGAATGATGTTAAG from Megalobrama amblycephala isolate DHTTF-2021 linkage group LG7, ASM1881202v1, whole genome shotgun sequence harbors:
- the LOC125271410 gene encoding CD209 antigen-like: MELDPVYQNVGRRNIEDTFKPRTLNHRQDEGKDENRRGSRCLVLMTVCLGLICVLLLVIIVFITAERESLFKSYKNTAEEINQTINSLQENYTDLTQKKLKLETRVKDLTVERDQLKNNFSSLCEKKLELETRVNNLTAEKSQLQRRFDSLSQKNLELESKVTSLSDDLTREPSKQGYFFFISNESKHWSESRKYCRDRGADLIIIDTEEKQVSLCESLFMNERNHTYSCFHSHTEVLIFIHQGESVDWFV
- the fam161a gene encoding protein FAM161A; amino-acid sequence: MKKSHRTNVLVTSCLKTPVDPHTKVPLAQYERERSLPRAPGPALTDNRRCEKEMEYDSGPELAADDPPAKDSSALLIKDYRVTGDHIDLREFYFSNQEYYRKLEQLKTAHLQTMAELELMYRKKLDLKGVSAADNTDRINLSPVTTGSLKKAQSALELRRISDLSDMSDEECVAENGQGDGNTEKGLLISPKERIKNMWHDFSVKKLSPPQWQPFSSSLQSLPDCQTDCKPKSRIRGQHRKKRKQNGDDGWHPRVTVPKPFQMTLREVELRKKGVKSRSEIERENEDLRRQLEELTECQRKFRASPLPAHVRLPLYEELQERDEERRRFHREQQRLHTSQRPFSFLERERLKKEQKEAKLREQMLMQHKEEEERRKCPFKAKPVPRAVKEAALGEQQKEEELYRAIKMQMRARELLQNASMPPSMLARHLSEKQTQKPAHDDEQLHRPKINTEVPDFDASYRRFRKQLAKSREVRPVTACEPFQLRTADIASHKERIMAEIEAEIQSPKLSRWPFVSPRTLSPRTPSSSLCSSLSGSQECLPAKITDAAKKRQEAVRKVLEQRKQAKEEEEKWKEKQKQSEKRLQKVITKRAQANDPHVALAQTCQSKLKEFRKQDLQRQREFQEEMREIQERVKGRPLLLEQVAQMNAKRAAEKLYSATLHGCGLSESFISSKAPKALKHRQTPSPAHSDSQTPPTYRKSRNEDHEELPNLLDSLLDDYPDDYEEYDHDLEAEHMDRDEDEKHIVDHESDEEKGNDEGHSHEGGLDDDDEQDDHYKDDDNESNKSHHSNRSRTGSVN